One Aquila chrysaetos chrysaetos chromosome 22, bAquChr1.4, whole genome shotgun sequence genomic window carries:
- the SLC4A9 gene encoding anion exchange protein 4 — MRAHMPGAASMALQAADALSQPRPEGSNPEAPYQAFGCSIFPSSMAPAAERAGAALQQAEWGDATYPLLFIQLNQLLSTPAGVEWRETARWIKFEEKVEDGGERWSAPHVPALPLHSLFQLRTCLQKGTMLLDLDAPSFKEIIDKALSGQPEEAELQPELRERLAALLLRQPRHQPTKSLLRLLAELGLSPCRGKAKIWSEPGAQLSETPLKEQLRNRFKKKVPLGAEAAHVVVGEVEFLEKPFTAFIRLRRGVALGSLAEVALPSRFLFILLGPRAKVKAYHEVGRAMATLLMDELFQRVARQAEHREDLIAGMEVFLDELTVLPPRKWDPSARIPPLSCLLSPHRRTTMPLPDQQSHSNGNMAAAGDRASLGHPCSREELERTGRLFGGLLRDIRRKAPWYGSDFSDALHPQCLSAVLYIYLATVTNAITFGGMLGDATANMQGVLESFLGTAFAGSIFCLFSGQPLTILSSTGPMLVFERLLFSFSQDHSLDYLEFRLWIGLWVAFFGVVLVATEASHLVRYFTRFTEEGFCALISLIFIYDSLKKMLSLADAFPINWQYRLDNVTSYSCVCNLSSPGHSSAGNDTPLPSPLAPLQPPAAPAGLSRTQCLGQGGHLLGTSCQYVPDVTLVSFLLFGGTFLSCTALKCFRSSRYFPAGVRKLVSDFAIILAILASCAVDAALGLETPKLLVPSELKPTNPVRGWIIFPFGANPWWVCLVSVVPAVLVIILIFMDQQITAVILNRREYKLQKGAGFHLDLLCVSLLMVVTSATGLPWYVSATVISLAHMESLRKESATSAPGEHPEFLGIREQRLTGLAVFILTGVSVFMAPVLKHIPMPVLYGVFLHMGVAALNSIQLTDRVRLLLMPAKHQPDLAYLRHVPLRRVHLFTIIQLLCLALLWVLKSTMAAIIFPVMLLALVGIRKGLECVFSLRDLSWLDSLLPETARKEAEGKQPGKRKEEESNREESELMHRQGPEINISVN, encoded by the exons GTGGATAAAGTTCGAGGAGAAGGTGGAGGATGGCGGGGAGCGCTGGAGTGCACCCCATGTCCCAGCCCTCCCCCTGCACAGCCTCTTCCAGCTGAGGACGTGCCTGCAGAAGGGGACAATGCTCCTGGATCTGGATGCCCCCAGTTTCAAGGAAATAATCG ACAAGGCGCTTTCCGGGCAGCCCGAGGAAGCAGAGCTGCAACCTGAGCTGAGGGAGCGCCTGGCAGCCCTCCTGCTCCGCCAGCCACGGCACCAGCCCACCAAATCCCTGCTGCGGCTCCTCGCTGAGCTCGGCCTCTCTCCCTGCCGAG GGAAGGCCAAAATCTGGTCTGAGCCCGGAGCCCAGCTCTCTGAAACACCTCTTAAGGAGCAG ctgAGAAACCGATTTAAGAAGAAGGTCCCACTGGGGGCCGAAGCAGCCCACGTTGTGGTAGGTGAAGTTGAATTCCTGGAGAAACCCTTCACTGCCTTCATCCGCCTCAGGCGAGGGGTGGCCCTCGGCTCGCTGGCTGAAGTTGCTCTCCCCAGCAG GTTCCTCTTCATTCTGCTGGGTCCCCGAGCCAAAGTGAAAGCCTACCATGAGGTTGGCAGGGCCATGGCCACGCTGCTGATGGATGAG CTCTTCCAAAGGGTTGCCCGGCAGGCTGAGCACCGAGAGGACCTCATTGCAGGGATGGAGGTGTTCCTGGATGAGCTGACTGTGCTTCCTCCCAGGAAATGGGACCCCAGTGCCCGAATTCCTCCGCTGAGCTGTCTGCTGTCTCCACACAGGAG GACCACCATGCCCCTGCCAGATCAGCAGTCCCACAGCAACGGGaacatggcagcagctggggacagaGCCAGCCTGGGGCACCCGTGCTCcagggaggagctggagaggacGGGCAG GCTTTTTGGGGGGCTGCTGCGAGACATCCGGAGGAAGGCACCATGGTACGGCAGCGACTTCTCTGACGCCCTGCACCCCCAGTGCCTCTCTGCAGTGCTCTACATCTACCTGGCGACGGTCACCAACGCCATCACTTTTGGGGGCATGCTGGGGGATGCGACTGCCAACATGCAG GGGGTGCTGGAGAGCTTCCTGGGCACGGCCTTTGCCGGCTCCATCTTCTGCCTCTTTTCCGGCCAGCCCCTGACCATCCTGAGCAGCACTGGCCCCATGCTGGTCTTCGAGcgcctcctcttctccttcagcCA GGACCACAGCCTGGACTACTTGGAGTTTCGCCTCTGGATCGGGCTCTGGGTGGCCTTTTTTGGCGTGGTCTTGGTGGCCACCGAGGCCAGCCACCTGGTGCGGTACTTCACCCGCTTCACCGAGGAAGGCTTCTGTGCCCTCATCAGCTTGATATTCATCTATGACTCCCTGAAGAAGATGCTGAGCCTGGCGGATGCCTTCCCCATCAACTGGCAGTACCGGCTGGACAACGTCACATCCTACAGTTGCGTCTGCAACTTGTCCAGCCCCG GTCACAGCTCCGCAGGGAATGACACGCCGCTCCCCTCGCCCCTGGCCCCCCTGCAG CCTCCTGCCGCCCCAGCTGGTCTGAGCAGGACCCAGTGCCTGGGTCAAGGCGGGCACCTCCTGGGGACCAGCTGCCAGTATGTGCCTGATGTCACCCTCGTCTCCTTCCTGCTCTTTGGGGGCACCTTCCTCTCCTGCACTGCACTCAAGTGCTTCAGGAGCAGCCGCTACTTCCCTGCGGGA GTGCGGAAGCTGGTAAGCGACTTCGCCATCATCCTGGCCATCCTCGCCTCCTGTGCCGTCGATGCTGCCCTGGGCCTGGAGACCCCCAAGCTCCTTGTCCCCAGTGAGCTGAAG CCCACGAACCCAGTGCGGGGCTGGATCATCTTCCCCTTTGGAGCCAATCCATGGTGGGTCTGCCTGGTGTCCGTGGTGCCTGCTGTCCTTGTCATCATCCTCATTTTCATGGACCAGCAGATCACAGCTGTCATCCTTAACCGCAGGGAGTACAAGCTGCAG AAAGGAGCAGGCTTTCACCTGGACCTCCTCTGTGTCTCCCTCCTGATGGTCGTCACCTCCGCCACCGGCCTCCCCTGGTATGTCTCGGCCACCGTCATCTCCCTGGCACACATGGAGAGCCTGAGGAAGGAGAGCGCAACCTCGGCCCCCGGCGAGCACCCCGAGTTCCTGGGCATCAG ggagcagaggctgACCGGCCTGGCCGTCTTCATCCTGACGGGAGTCTCTGTGTTCATGGCACCCGTTCTCAAG CACATCCCGATGCCGGTGCTGTACGGGGTCTTTCTGCACATGGGGGTGGCAGCACTGAACAGCATCCAG CTCACAGACCGCGTGCGGCTGCTCCTGATGCCAGCCAAGCACCAGCCAGACCTCGCCTACCTCCGCCACGTTCCTCTGCGCAGAGTGCACCTCTTCACCATCATCCAGCTGCTGTGCCTGGCCCTGCTCTGGGTCCTGAAGTCCACCATGGCCGCTATTATTTTCCCAGTGATG CTGCTGGCGCTGGTGGGGATCCGGAAGGGACTGGAGTGCGTCTTCTCCCTGCGCGACCTGAGCTGGCTGGACAGCCTCCTGCCCGAAACGGccaggaaggaggcagaggggaaacAGCCCGGGAAgcggaaggaggaggaaagcaaccGCGAAGAG TCTGAGCTGATGCATCGCCAGGGACCAGAGATCAACATCTCCGTGAACTAG